AATTAGCCTGTATTTCTTGCTTCTTTACCCCTTCAATCAATAGCCATTGGATGATATTATGCTTGGCTTCCTGGTCTAAAGCCTGCCACTGACTTTTTTGATAGAGCTTATTTAATTCCTTAATCACTTGATCGTCAGGTGCTCCGTTAATTTGCTGGGCTGATCCTAGTAATAGGTTCTGTAATGTTTCGTGAATCGCTTCAACATAGGTCATCTCTAAGGCCTGAGCACTTTTTTCGGTCGCTTCATGCAAATAGGTAAAGGCTGCTTTAATTCCTTCGGTATCCATAATCGACTCCTTTTAAATGTCTATATAATAAAAAAAGGGCTGTGACAACTGTCTCAGCCTCTTAAGTCGTCTGCTTAAGCTTCTTGGTATACAGAAACTTGTTTGCTGTTACGACCTTTACGTTCAAATTTAACTACACCATCACATAGTGCGAATAAAGTATCGTCTCCACCGCGTCCAACGTTTACACCTGGATGAATATGGGTACCACGTTGACGGTAAAGAATTGATCCACCAGTTACAAATTGGCCATCTGCCCGTTTAGCTCCTAAACGTTTAGCTTGTGAGTCACGGCCGTTAGCTGTGGAACCGCCACCTTTTTTGTGGGCGAAAAATTGTAAATCTAATTTTAACATGTTAGGTTCCTCCTTTGTTTACTTATTTAAAGATACCTGAAGATAGTCAGGTTGACTGGCACTAACATCATCTTTTAAGGCATAATAGCAACTTTTAAATAAGATTTGAGCAATCCTGGCCTGACTTTCATCCAAGTCAGCGGGAATTTCGCAATAGAGATAACCCCCATCTGGATCTAAGTCAACAATTGGAGCAACTTGTGTTAAACGCTCCAAATTATTTACCAGGGAAAAAGTTAAAGTTGACACCGCAGCACACACTATATCATGACCATATTCCCCTGATAAAGCGTGTCCTAGCACTGTCATACTTACAAAGCTTCCATCTTTACATTTAAACTTTGCTTGAATCATACTTAAGCCTTAATTGAATCAATTGTTACTTTAGTATAAGGTTGACGATGGCCTTGTTTAGAACGAGAGTCTTTTTTA
This genomic window from Aerococcus sp. Group 1 contains:
- the rpmA gene encoding 50S ribosomal protein L27, which codes for MLKLDLQFFAHKKGGGSTANGRDSQAKRLGAKRADGQFVTGGSILYRQRGTHIHPGVNVGRGGDDTLFALCDGVVKFERKGRNSKQVSVYQEA
- a CDS encoding ribosomal-processing cysteine protease Prp, coding for MIQAKFKCKDGSFVSMTVLGHALSGEYGHDIVCAAVSTLTFSLVNNLERLTQVAPIVDLDPDGGYLYCEIPADLDESQARIAQILFKSCYYALKDDVSASQPDYLQVSLNK